In Chryseobacterium lactis, a single genomic region encodes these proteins:
- the infB gene encoding translation initiation factor IF-2: MPKIRLNKAVKEFNISMSRLVEFLQSRGFEVESNPNAQLEEAAYSALEAEFAKDGEQRKASHEVVITKVPEEKLEIEEKKTPEVIRAKANKPETKILGKIDLEPKPEVEETPAAPVATPVEEKKEEIVKEEPEVKATPEKQEFKVLDKIDLSQIESRNRPVKKDKPKVEEKKEEIKAVEPVKETPKPVVVEEKKVETPKVEAEPESQEPQKIETVYQKLDGPKIVGEKIDLTQFAPKPGSGAKKKRKRIEKPGGPNNQQGGQGQGNNQNSGNNNQGGQGQGNRQNNNGGGQGGNRQGQGGQGNRPQGQGGPGGNRFGNNQGGGNRPGGQGGGFKKGGPNNNRPGQRVMPVELTDEQVKNQIKETLEKLTNKGGKSKSAKHRKDKRTFRREQDERQQELEAQDRTLKVTEFITVGELASLMNVSPTEVISACFSLGVMVTMNQRLEADTLLLVADEFGYKIEFSDADLEETDNEEEIDNEEDLVSRAPIVTVMGHVDHGKTSLLDYIRKTNVIAGESGGITQHIGAYNVKLENGQRITFLDTPGHEAFTAMRARGAQITDIAIIVIAADDDVMPQTREAISHAQAAGVPMIIALNKVDRPSANPDNIRQQLSGMNILVEEWGGNVQAQEISAKFGNNMDVLLEKVLLQAEMLDLKANPDRNAQGVVIEASLDKGRGYVATMLVQTGTLKVGDYVVAGKNHGKVKAMLDERGRNLTEAGPSIPVTILGLDGAPTAGDKFKVYEDESEGKTIANKREQLQRELSIRTKKHTTLEELGRRIALGDFKELNIILKGDVDGSVEALSDQLQRLSTAEINVNILHKGVGQITESDVNLAAASDAIIIGFNVRAGANAKDLADREEIEIRNYSVIYAAIEEVKEAMEGMLSPEIKEQVIGNVEIREVFKISKVGTIAGCMVLSGKVARNSKVRVLRDGIVKFDGELESLKRFKDDVKEVTKGYECGLNLKGYNDIEIGDILEVYEEVAVKKKLK; the protein is encoded by the coding sequence ATGCCAAAAATTAGATTAAATAAAGCGGTTAAGGAATTCAACATTTCGATGTCCAGATTAGTAGAGTTTTTACAATCAAGGGGATTTGAGGTTGAAAGCAATCCTAACGCTCAATTGGAAGAAGCGGCATATTCTGCATTGGAAGCTGAGTTTGCTAAAGATGGCGAACAAAGAAAAGCTTCCCATGAGGTGGTGATCACTAAAGTTCCGGAAGAAAAACTGGAAATTGAAGAAAAGAAAACCCCTGAAGTGATAAGAGCTAAAGCAAATAAACCAGAAACTAAAATTTTAGGTAAAATAGATCTAGAACCTAAACCTGAGGTTGAAGAAACCCCTGCTGCTCCTGTAGCGACACCGGTTGAAGAAAAGAAAGAAGAAATCGTGAAAGAAGAGCCGGAAGTTAAAGCAACTCCTGAAAAGCAGGAATTTAAAGTTTTGGATAAAATTGATTTGTCTCAGATAGAATCTAGAAATAGACCTGTGAAAAAAGACAAGCCAAAAGTGGAGGAGAAAAAAGAAGAAATAAAAGCTGTGGAACCAGTAAAAGAAACTCCTAAACCGGTAGTGGTGGAAGAGAAAAAAGTAGAAACTCCAAAAGTGGAAGCTGAGCCGGAATCTCAGGAACCACAGAAAATTGAGACAGTGTATCAGAAACTTGACGGTCCTAAGATCGTTGGGGAAAAGATTGACTTAACTCAATTTGCACCAAAACCAGGTTCTGGAGCAAAAAAGAAAAGAAAAAGAATTGAGAAACCCGGAGGCCCGAATAACCAACAAGGAGGACAAGGCCAGGGGAATAATCAAAATTCAGGAAATAATAACCAGGGTGGTCAAGGCCAAGGAAACCGTCAGAATAATAATGGTGGTGGACAAGGTGGAAACCGTCAGGGACAAGGTGGTCAAGGAAATCGTCCACAAGGTCAGGGAGGTCCTGGAGGAAACCGTTTCGGAAATAACCAGGGTGGTGGAAACCGTCCGGGTGGCCAAGGTGGCGGCTTCAAGAAAGGAGGTCCGAACAACAACAGACCTGGTCAAAGAGTAATGCCTGTTGAGTTAACCGACGAGCAAGTTAAAAACCAGATCAAGGAAACATTAGAAAAGCTTACTAATAAAGGAGGTAAATCTAAATCTGCAAAACACAGAAAAGATAAAAGAACTTTCCGTAGAGAACAGGATGAGCGTCAGCAAGAGCTAGAAGCACAAGACAGAACTCTTAAAGTAACGGAATTCATCACAGTAGGTGAATTGGCGAGCTTAATGAATGTTTCTCCAACTGAAGTAATCTCTGCTTGTTTCTCACTTGGGGTAATGGTTACCATGAACCAAAGATTAGAAGCTGATACCTTATTATTGGTAGCAGATGAATTCGGATATAAAATTGAATTCTCAGATGCTGATCTTGAAGAAACGGACAACGAAGAAGAAATCGATAACGAAGAAGATCTTGTATCAAGAGCTCCAATCGTTACGGTAATGGGACACGTTGACCACGGTAAGACTTCATTGCTTGACTACATTAGAAAAACCAATGTAATCGCTGGTGAATCCGGAGGAATTACACAGCACATCGGTGCATATAACGTGAAATTGGAAAATGGTCAGAGAATTACATTCTTAGATACACCAGGTCACGAAGCCTTTACAGCGATGAGAGCCAGAGGTGCTCAGATCACGGATATTGCAATTATTGTAATTGCAGCTGATGATGATGTGATGCCTCAGACGAGAGAAGCAATTTCTCACGCACAGGCAGCTGGAGTACCAATGATTATTGCATTGAACAAAGTAGATAGACCAAGTGCAAACCCTGATAACATCAGACAACAGCTTTCCGGGATGAATATCCTGGTTGAAGAATGGGGTGGAAATGTTCAGGCGCAGGAAATTTCTGCAAAATTTGGTAATAATATGGACGTTCTATTGGAGAAAGTATTACTTCAGGCAGAAATGCTTGATTTAAAAGCTAATCCGGATAGAAATGCCCAGGGAGTTGTTATTGAAGCTTCACTAGATAAAGGAAGAGGATATGTTGCCACTATGTTGGTACAAACAGGTACTCTGAAAGTTGGTGATTATGTAGTTGCCGGGAAGAACCACGGTAAGGTAAAAGCTATGCTTGATGAAAGAGGAAGAAACCTTACAGAAGCAGGACCATCTATTCCTGTAACAATTCTAGGTTTAGACGGAGCGCCTACAGCAGGTGATAAGTTTAAGGTTTATGAAGATGAAAGTGAGGGTAAAACTATTGCAAATAAGAGAGAGCAGCTTCAAAGAGAACTTTCTATCAGAACTAAGAAGCATACAACGCTTGAAGAGTTGGGTAGAAGAATTGCTCTTGGTGATTTCAAAGAATTGAACATTATCCTTAAAGGTGACGTGGATGGTTCTGTTGAAGCACTATCAGATCAGTTACAGAGATTGTCTACTGCGGAGATTAATGTAAATATCCTTCATAAAGGAGTAGGTCAGATCACTGAATCTGATGTTAACTTAGCTGCGGCATCTGACGCAATTATCATCGGATTTAACGTAAGAGCCGGTGCTAATGCTAAAGATCTTGCAGACAGAGAAGAGATTGAAATCAGAAATTACTCTGTAATCTATGCTGCGATCGAAGAAGTGAAGGAAGCTATGGAAGGTATGCTTTCTCCTGAAATTAAAGAACAGGTAATTGGTAATGTTGAGATCAGAGAGGTCTTTAAAATCTCTAAGGTTGGTACCATTGCAGGTTGTATGGTTCTTTCAGGAAAAGTAGCCAGAAACTCTAAAGTAAGAGTACTGAGAGACGGTATTGTTAAGTTTGACGGAGAGCTTGAAAGCTTGAAGCGTTTCAAAGATGATGTGAAGGAAGTAACGAAAGGTTACGAATGTGGTCTGAACCTGAAAGGTTATAACGATATTGAAATCGGTGATATTCTTGAAGTATACGAAGAAGTAGCTGTTAAGAAAAAGTTGAAGTAA